The following are encoded together in the Drosophila biarmipes strain raj3 chromosome 3L, RU_DBia_V1.1, whole genome shotgun sequence genome:
- the LOC108028647 gene encoding uncharacterized protein LOC108028647, with the protein MPSVANNNYSNDARLSYVVNQVASVSVSVVASASASALPSASASAFPTFSPPRIASLVASSSAEDLSSFGDVTFDIFDDDDDLFGSPMAFDASEQGLWNGRFVPPPPRPPFFVDEPVLSDGLTTCDLCSWAMPTKSTFMFEGTIEKATELGWPLTLIIVSVLSALLGAIIMIAVVRCRRKKSSNNRNDTHVQWWSRNKRAHGNGLSGAGGANGAAGGAVGSAHHHNGSSSNINNNHLRRSNIYTAHPADSIRGLQPLPVVLPLPLPLPHPPSGGASPASASPPAPQQQPLQQHQQQMQPQQSNHYFHPYQQQHLHHSHTHHHHTHHHVPLYPHDCDEDAAYEEPEYHQPQQLHSVNSSSSLSSMGSSPLPPETSGSGAANWPPGATSATMVIAS; encoded by the exons ATGCCATCCGTAGCgaacaacaactacagcaacGACGCGCGGCTCAGTTACGTTGTAAATCAAGTCgcatccgtatctgtatctgtagtCGCCTcagcatccgcatccgccTTGCCCTCCGCATCCGCTTCTGCATTTCCTACCTTCAGTCCGCCGCGAATCGCAAGTCTGGTGGCCAGCAGCTCCGCGGAGGACCTGAGCAGCTTTGGTGACGTGACATTCGACATCTtcgatgacgatgacgaccTGTTCGGCTCGCCAATGGCCTTCGATGCCAGCGAGCAGGGCCTGTGGAACGGCCGCTTCGTACCGCCCCCGCCCCGCCCGCCCTTCTTCGTCGACGAGCCGGTGCTGAGCGACGGCCTGACCACGTGTGATTTGTGCTCCTGGGCAATGCCCACCAAGAGCACCTTCATGTTCGAGGGGACGATAG AAAAGGCCACAGAACTGGGCTGGCCACTGACGCTGATCATCGTGTCCGTGTTGTCGGCGCTGCTAGGCGCCATCATCATGATTGCCGTGGTGCGCTGCCGGCGCAAAAAGTCCTCCAACAATCGCAACG ACACGCACGTGCAGTGGTGGTCTCGCAACAAACGCGCCCACGGCAACGGCTTGAGTGGTGCGGGCGGGGCGAATGGGGCGGCTGGTGGTGCCGTCGGCAGTGCGCACCACcacaacggcagcagcagcaacataaaCAACAACCACCTGAGGCGAAGCAACATCTATACGGCCCACCCGGCGGACAGCATACGAGGTCTGCAGCCGCTGCCGGTGGTACTGCCGCTGCCTTTGCCACTGCCCCACCCTCCGTCTGGTGGAGCATCGCCTGCCTCGGCCTCGCCGCCTGCcccacagcagcagccgctgcagcagcaccagcagcagatgcagcCACAGCAGTCGAACCACTACTTCCATCCataccagcagcagcatctgcACCACTCGCATACGCACCACCACCACACGCACCACCATGTGCCGCTGTATCCGCACGACTGCGACGAGGATGCCGCCTACGAGGAGCCGGAGTACCATCAGCCGCAGCAGCTGCACTCGGtgaacagcagcagctcgctGTCCTCGATGGGATCCTCGCCACTGCCGCCGGAAACGAGCGGCTCCGGAGCCGCCAACTGGCCACCGGGAGCCACATCCGCCACCATGGTCATAGCCAGCTGA